The bacterium genome includes the window GCGCAGGGCGCCGCGGAGTTCGTCCAGATCGAGGTGGCCGGCGCCGTCCACCTTCAGGTAGGTGACCTCGTAGCCCTCGCGCTTCTCCAGGTCGCGACACAGACCCAGGACGGCCGGATGCTCGACCTCGGTGGTGATCAGGTGCCGCTTGTCCGGATGGGCGCGCAGCGTGCCCACGATGGCCAGGTTGTCGGCCTCGGAGCCGCCGCCGGTGAACACGATCTCCGCCGGCTGGGCCGCCCCCAGCAGGGCCGCGACCCGTTCGCGGGCGCGCGCGAGCTCGTCGCCCGCACGGGCGCCGAAGCGGTGCATGCTGCTGGGGTTGCCGTAGTGCTCGGTCAGCAGCGGCACCATGGCCGCGAGCACCTCGGGGGCCACCGCCGTGGTGGCGTTGTTGTCGAAGTAGACGCCGCGCTCGGGCGGGCTCGGGAGGCCTTCGGTCATGCTGAACGACGTGCTCATCAGTGGTTCACCTCGACGACCTGCAGCGAATCGGCGACGAACTCGCGCAGCTTCTCCTCCACGATTCCCTTGATGGTCGCGTCGGACTTGCGGCAGGCGGCGCAGGCCCCGGTCAGCCGCACGTAGACCCGGCCGTGCTCGTAGCGCACGAGTTCGATGCCGCCGCCGTCGGCGCCGAGGGCCGGAACGACCTCGTCGTCGAGCACCGCGCGGATCCGGGCGACCACGCCGGCGTCGGCGGGCGCGTGGGCCACCTCCGGTCGCGGCGCCAGGGGCGCCAGCTCGACCAGGCCGCCGGCAGGCGCCGGCGGCGCGGTCGCCGCGGCGTCGGCCGCCGCGAGCTTCTCCCAGCAGTCGCGCAGCAGGTCGCCCAGGTCGTGGTGGCAATCGGTGCAGCCGCCGCCCGCCTTCGTGAAGTTCGTCACATCCTCGATTTCCGCCAGCCGGTGGGTGAGGATCGCGTCGCGGACGGTCTCCTTCGTGACCTGGAAGCAGTGGCACAGGAGCGTCGACTGCTGCAGGAGGCCGCAGGGCACGTCGCGCCCCTGCTTCCGGAAGTAGTCGACCATGGCGGCCTCGAGGGCTTCCCGCCCCATGACCGAGCAGTGCATCTTCTCGCGGGGCAGGCCGTCGAGCTCGGCGGCGATGTCCTCGTTGGTGATGCGGGCGGCCTCCTCGAGGGTCTTGCCCCGCACCATCTCCGTCAGCACGCTGCTGCTGGCGATGGCACTGCCGCAGCCGAAGGTCTGGAAGCGGGCCTCGGCGATGCGGCCGTCGGCGTCCAGGCGGAAGCTGAGCCGCAGGGCGTCGCCGCAGGCCATCGAGCCCACCTCGCCGATGCCGTCGGCGTGATCGACCTCACCGACGTTGCGGGGATTCATGAAGTGGTCGAAGACCTTTTCGGAGTAGTTCCACATGGCCGTTCTCCACGGGTCCGGGGGCCGTTGCCGGGAAGGGACACGCGAAAGGTAGGATCATAATAGTGGTTTTTCAAAGACAAGGTGGCCCCCGGGAGCACCCCCGCCGCAGCGGGATGGACCCGGGGGCCGCGTGGGTTCAGGGCAGGAGCGTCACCCGCCGCAGGGCGGGGCCGTCCGGGCCCGCCAGACGGATGAGATAAACCCCTGCCGCGACGCGGTTTCCCGCCTCGTCACGGCCGTTCCACGCCCAGCGGTGGGGGCCGGCGGCCAGCGGACCGTCCTGCAGGAGCGCGATGCGGGCGCCCCGCAGATCGTAGACCGCGAGCCGGGTCGGGCCGGCGGCGGCCAGCTCGTAGGCCAGTTCCACGCGGGGGTTGAATGGATTCGGCCAGGCCCGCAGGGCCGCCGCCCCGGGGACGCGATCGGGCACGGCGCTCACGGAGGCCGGATCGAGCCGCATGGCCAGCAGGTCCTTGCCCGTCGCGCCGGCGTAGGCGTACCCGGTCACGAAGACGGTGCCGTCGGCGGCCACGACGACGTCTCGCGCCTGGTCGGACGCGGAAGACGGGCCGTCGTAGCGGTGGGACCAGGTCTGCAGGCCCGTGTCGGGGGCGAAGCCCACGGTCGCCACGTCCCAGTCGGTGCCCGAGCCGTCGCTCAGGCCGGCGACCACGATGGTGCCGTCGGCGGCGACGCCGAGGCAGGTTCCCACGTCGTACCAGCCCGGCGGGCCGTCGTAGCGCTCGCCCTCCCAGACCAGGGCGCCGTCGGCCGCCGCGAACTTCAGGAGCATGTAGTCGTAGTTCCACCACACGTCCTGGACACCGCAGACGAGCAGGTCGCCCGCCGCGTCGAGGGCCAGGCCGCGCGGATCGTCACCGCCGTGGGTGGCGCCGTCGTAGCGGACGGACCAGGTCGGTGTCCCGGTCGCGCCGGCGAGGCGGTGCAGGGCCGTGTCGTAGCCGTTGGCGCCGAAGACCCGCGCGCAGACCGCGACGTCGCCGCCGGCGAGGTTGGCCAGCCAGTGAGCGGCCGAGGCGATGTCGGCCACCGCGTCGGGGAGTTCCCGGTCCCAGATCAGGCCGCCGTCGGAAGCGTCGAGCTTGCGGACCACCGTGGCGGCGACCCCGCCCGCGTTCTCGACGACCCCGGCGATGACGGGATGGCCGTCGGCGCCCACGACCACGTCCCAGGCGGCGTCTTCGACCAGCCCGGTGCCGCCGCGCAGGGCGGTCCAGGCCACGTTCCCGTCGGCGGCGTCGAGCCGCATGGCGAACATCTCGTTGCCGGCGCCGGTGACGAACTTGCGGCCGGCGCAGTAGGCGTTGCCGGCGGCGTCGACGGCCAGGGCCATGACGGCCTCGTCGAGTCCTTCGGCGCTCGCGTAGTGTCGGGACCAGACCAACTGCCCGGTCTCACCGTCCAGTTTCAGGACGATGATGTCGTCGCCCTGGCCTCAGCCGACGCAGCCGCGGATGAAGCCGGCGACGAGCAGCTGGCCGACCGAGTCCCAGGTCATGTCCGTGACGGCCACGTCCTTGTCGTCGTAGCCCTCGTAGCGATAGGACCAGAGGGCCGTGCCATCGGCCCGGTCCAGCTTGCGCACGTAGAGATCGGCGCCGCCGGTGGCCTCGGTCGACTCGCCGGCCACGACCGGGTGGC containing:
- the nifU gene encoding Fe-S cluster assembly protein NifU, with amino-acid sequence MWNYSEKVFDHFMNPRNVGEVDHADGIGEVGSMACGDALRLSFRLDADGRIAEARFQTFGCGSAIASSSVLTEMVRGKTLEEAARITNEDIAAELDGLPREKMHCSVMGREALEAAMVDYFRKQGRDVPCGLLQQSTLLCHCFQVTKETVRDAILTHRLAEIEDVTNFTKAGGGCTDCHHDLGDLLRDCWEKLAAADAAATAPPAPAGGLVELAPLAPRPEVAHAPADAGVVARIRAVLDDEVVPALGADGGGIELVRYEHGRVYVRLTGACAACRKSDATIKGIVEEKLREFVADSLQVVEVNH